A stretch of the Alnus glutinosa chromosome 6, dhAlnGlut1.1, whole genome shotgun sequence genome encodes the following:
- the LOC133871818 gene encoding pleiotropic drug resistance protein 1-like — MDPFSRSSREEDDEESLKWAAIQRLPTKRRIRTGILTDAEGEEKEVHIQSLRLEQLKNLLDKLVKNSEEDNENFLLRLKNRIDRVGIEMPTIEVRFEHLTVDAEAYVGTRALPTLFNFTINFFEVLLNYVHILPSRKKSLSILRNVSGIIKPSRMTLLLGPPSSGKTTFLLALAGRLGSHLKSSGGVTYNGHGMSEFVPQRTSAYISQHDLHIGEMTVRETLAFSARCQGVGPRYDMLVELLRREKEANIKPDPDIDILMKAASVEGHEANVMTDYIIKILGLEICADTMVGDEMRRGISGGQRKRVTVGEMLVGPARALFMDEISTGLDSSTTFQIVNSLGQAIHILGGTALISLLQPAPETYDLFDDIILLSDGQIVYQGPRESVLEFFEFVGFKCPERKGVADFLQEVTSKKDQEQYWTQKEIPYTFVTAKEFADAYKSFHIGQKLGDELAIPFDKAKAHPAALTINKYGVGKKKLLKVCISRELLLMKRNSFFYIFKMIQLIIMALLTMTIFLRTEMHRNTAIDGQIYMGALFFSLSIIMFNGFSELALTILKLPVFYKQRDLLFYPSWSYSLPTWIVKIPITFIEVAIWVSMTYYVVGFDPNIKRFFRQYLLLVCVNQMASALFRFIAALGRDMTVANTFGSFGLLLVIVLGGFILSRDEVKKWWKWGYWISPMMYGQNALAVNEFLGNSWKHVLHGTTEPLGVLVLKSRGMFLEKHWFWLGVGALIGFVFLFNFLFTLALSYLNPFGKPQAVISGEKPIEIHNDRKGKFIVPSQNERGAHFKRSTSPESACATRISSNVANQNKKQGMALPFVPLSLSFDEISYAVDMPQEMKAQGFIEDRLELLKGVSGAFRPGVLTALMGVSGAGKTTLMDVLAGRKTGGYIEGSIMISGFPKQQETFARISGYCEQTDIHSPHITVYESLLYSAWLRLPPEVDTATRKMFIKEVMDLVELTSLSEALVGLPSINGLSTEQRKRLTIAVELVANPSIIFMDEPTSGLDARAAAIVMRTVRNTVDTGRTVVCTIHQPSIDIFDAFDELYLLKRGGEEIYVGPIGHQASYLISYFEGIRGVSKIRDGHNPATWMLEVTTAAQETALGVTFSEVYKNSELYRRNKAMIKELSKPQPGSIDLYFPTQYSQSFLTQCMACLWKQHWSYWRNPQYTAVRLLFTIFIALMFGTIFWDLGSKRRRQQDISNAIGSMYAAALFIGIQNAALVQPVVAVERTVFYRERAAGMYSALPYAFGQLTIEVAYILIQAVIYGGMIYAMIGYEWTVTKFFWNLFFTFFTFLYFTFFGMMTVAITPNQNIAAVVASSFYGIWNLFSGYVLPRMYMPVWWRWCYWACPFAWTLYGLVASQFGDLKDKLESGQTVEEFITSFFGFRHDFLRVVSIVTVGITVFFGVSFAFSIKAFNFQKR, encoded by the exons ATGGACCCATTTTCGAGGTCTTCTCGAGAGGAAGATGATGAGGAGTCTCTGAAATGGGCTGCTATACAGAGACTGCCAACTAAGCGGCGTATTAGGACAGGTATACTAACTGACGCagagggagaagaaaaagaagttcaTATTCAAAGTCTCAGATTGGAACAACTAAAGAACTTGTTGGACAAGCTTGTGAAAAATTCAGAGGAAGATAATGAGAACTTCTTGCTAAGGCTGAAGAACCGCATTGATCG AGTTGGGATTGAAATGCCCACAATTGAAGTCCGTTTTGAGCACCTAACTGTAGATGCAGAAGCTTATGTTGGAACCAGAGCATTACCTACACTTTTCAACTTCACTATAAATTTCTTTGAG GTGTTGTTGAATTATGTTCACATTCTTCCAAGTAGAAAGAAATCATTGTCCATTCTTCGTAATGTTAGTGGAATTATCAAGCCGAGCAG GATGACACTACTTTTAGGGCCCCCAAGCTCGGGAAAGACCACGTTTCTATTGGCTTTGGCTGGAAGACTCGGTTCCCAtctaaaa TCTTCAGGGGGAGTTACATATAATGGCCATGGAATGAGTGAGTTTGTTCCACAGAGGACATCGGCTTATATAAGTCAACATGATCTCCATATAGGAGAAATGACAGTGAGAGAAACATTGGCCTTCTCGGCTAGATGTCAAGGGGTTGGGCCCCGTTATG ACATGTTGGTAGAGTTGTTAAGAAGAGAAAAGGAGGCTAACATCAAGCCAGATCCTGATATTGATATTCTAATGAAG GCTGCTTCAGTGGAAGGACATGAAGCAAATGTGATGACAGATTATATTATCAAG ATTTTGGGATTGGAAATATGTGCTGACACTATGGTGGGGGATGAAATGCGACGAGGTATCTCTGGTGGACAAAGAAAACGAGTGACAGTCG GGGAGATGCTGGTTGGACCGGCTAGGGCCCTTTTCATGGATGAGATATCAACTGGCTTGGATAGCTCAACAACTTTCCAGATTGTGAATTCACTCGGGCAGGCTATTCACATTCTTGGAGGAACAGCACTGATCTCTCTCCTCCAGCCAGCACCTGAAACCTATGACTTATTTGATGACATAATTCTCCTATCAGATGGGCAAATTGTTTATCAAGGTCCCCGTGAAAGTGTGTTAGAGTTCTTTGAATTCGTCGGCTTCAAATGTCCGGAGAGAAAAGGAGTTGCAGACTTCTTACAAGAA GTGACATCAAAGAAAGATCAAGAACAATATTGGACCCAGAAAGAAATACCTTATACCTTTGTTACTGCAAAGGAATTTGCTGATGCATATAAGTCATTTCACATTGGTCAGAAACTAGGTGACGAGCTTGCCATTCCATTTGACAAGGCCAAAGCTCACCCTGCTGCTTTAACAATAAATAAGTATGGTGTTGGGAAGAAGAAACTATTAAAAGTTTGCATATCAAGAGAGTTATTGCTTATGAAGAGAAACTCATTCTTCTACATTTTCAAGATGATTCAG CTTATTATCATGGCTTTGTTGACGATGACAATATTTCTACGAACTGAGATGCACCGCAATACAGCAATTGATGGTCAAATCTATATGGGTGCTTTATTCTTTTCATTATCCATCATTATGTTCAATGGATTCTCAGAGCTTGCCTTAACCATCCTGAAACTTCCTGTCTTTTACAAGCAAAGGGACCTTCTCTTTTATCCTTCTTGGTCATACTCATTACCCACGTGGATAGTCAAGATTCCAATAACATTTATAGAAGTTGCCATTTGGGTGTCGATGACTTATTATGTCGTAGGCTTTGATCCAAACATCAAAAG GTTTTTCAGACAGTACCTTCTACTTGTGTGCGTTAACCAAATGGCTTCCGCACTGTTTCGGTTCATCGCAGCTTTAGGAAGGGATATGACTGTTGCAAACACGTTTGGATCTTTTGGGTTACTTCTAGTCATTGTTCTGGGTGGATTTATTCTGTCAAGAG ATGAAGTGAAGAAATGGTGGAAATGGGGTTACTGGATCTCACCTATGATGTATGGGCAGAATGCTTTAGCTGTGAATGAATTCCTAGGAAACAGCTGGAAGCAT gtGCTTCACGGTACAACAGAGCCACTGGGAGTTTTAGTCTTGAAGTCTCGTGGGATGTTCTTAGAAAAACATTGGTTTTGGCTTGGAGTAGGAGCTttgattggatttgtttttctattcaattttcTGTTCACCTTGGCTCTATCTTATCTCAACC CTTTTGGAAAGCCTCAGGCAGTAATATCTGGAGAAAAGCCAATTGAAATACATAATGATAGAAAAGGGAAGTTTATTGTACCATCACAGAATGAAAGAGGAGCTCACTTTAAAAGAAGTACATCACCAGAATCAGCATGTGCAACAAGAATCTCTAGTAATGTGGCTAATCAGAACAAGAAACAAGGAATGGCTCTTCCATTTGTAcctctttccctctcttttgATGAAATCAGCTATGCGGTGGACATGCCTCAG GAAATGAAAGCCCAAGGTTTTATAGAAGATCGACTGGAACTTCTAAAGGGTGTGAGTGGTGCTTTCAGGCCAGGAGTCCTTACTGCTCTAATGGGTGTTAGCGGCGCTGGGAAGACGACTCTGATGGATGTTTTGGCTGGGAGGAAAACTGGTGGATACATTGAGGGAAGCATCATGATATCTGGATTTCCAAAGCAACAGGAAACATTTGCTCGAATATCAGGTTATTGTGAGCAAACTGACATCCACTCTCCTCACATTACAGTCTACGAGTCACTCCTTTACTCTGCATGGCTCCGTCTGCCTCCTGAAGTTGATACTGCAACCAGAAAG ATGTTTATTAAGGAGGTCATGGACCTAGTTGAGCTGACCTCATTAAGTGAAGCCCTTGTTGGATTGCCTAGCATTAATGGTCTTTCAACTGAGCAGCGCAAGAGGCTGACGATTGCAGTTGAGCTTGTTGCCAACCCATCTATAATATTCATGGATGAGCCAACCTCAGGCCTCGATGCCAGAGCAGCTGCAATAGTGATGAGAACAGTGAGGAACACAGTCGACACAGGACGAACTGTCGTATGCACCATCCACCAGCCAAGCATTGATATATTTGATGCCTTTGATGAA CTATATCTTTTGAAACGTGGAGGAGAAGAAATATATGTAGGCCCAATAGGCCACCAGGCTTCATATTTGATCAGTTACTTTGAG GGAATTAGGGGAGTTAGTAAAATTAGAGATGGCCATAATCCGGCAACATGGATGTTAGAAGTGACCACAGCAGCACAAGAAACAGCTCTGGGAGTTACTTTTTCCGAAGTATATAAGAATTCAGAACTATACAG GAGAAACAAAGCAATGATCAAGGAACTTAGTAAACCTCAGCCAGGTTCAATAGATTTGTACTTCCCTACTCAATACTCGCAATCATTCTTGACCCAGTGTATGGCTTGCCTTTGGAAACAACACTGGTCATATTGGCGGAACCCACAGTACACTGCAGTAAGACTATTATTCACAATTTTCATAGCTTTGATGTTTGGGACAATATTCTGGGATCTTGGTTCCAAAAG AAGAAGGCAGCAAGACATCTCGAATGCTATAGGTTCCATGTATGCTGCTGCTCTATTCATTGGAATACAGAATGCTGCATTGGTGCAGCCAGTAGTTGCTGTTGAGAGAACAGTTTTCTACAGAGAAAGAGCAGCTGGAATGTATTCTGCTTTACCATATGCCTTCGGACAG CTCACGATTGAGGTCGCATACATTCTGATTCAGGCTGTCATATATGGAGGAATGATATATGCCATGATTGGATACGAGTGGACAGTTACCAAGTTCTTCTGGAATCTCTTCTTCACGTTCTTCACTTTCTTATACTTCACTTTCTTTGGGATGATGACAGTGGCCATCACTCCAAACCAAAACATAGCTGCTGTAGTTGCCTCATCCTTCTATGGAATTTGGAACCTCTTCTCAGGCTATGTCCTTCCACGAATG TATATGCCGGTGTGGTGGAGATGGTGTTACTGGGCATGTCCTTTTGCTTGGACCTTGTATGGATTGGTTGCTTCACAGTTTGGAGACCTCAAAGACAAGCTTGAGTCTGGTCAAACAGTGGAAGAATTTATTACGAGTTTTTTCGGGTTTAGACATGACTTCCTAAGAGTGGTTTCCATTGTGACTGTTGGGATAACAGTTTTCTTCGGAGTCAGCTTTGCCTTTTCTATCAAGGCATTCAACTTCCAGAAAAGGTGA